Within the Meriones unguiculatus strain TT.TT164.6M chromosome 2, Bangor_MerUng_6.1, whole genome shotgun sequence genome, the region AGGGAGCTTGCCCTGCCTGCCTCCCACAGCAAATCAAGGCACCAGAGGGGGAATGGGGGACATGGCTAGGGTCATCCACCACTGGGCAGCCTCTTCTGAGCTTGGGAGCCCTACTCAAGTCTCCAGTGTCTGCTGCTGCCCTTGTTTGGGCTGGGGTAGAGCCGATGGGAGTGAATGGGAAACTGGATGTTTGTGGTCTAATAGGGACTGCAGCTTGGTTTTGCTGGTCAGTCCTTCACAGCCCCAGTTAGCCTAATCATACCCTACCTAGACTCCAATAAATGTGATTTCCAGGggttggcgttagggttagggcagaatggagtgtatgtgtgagtgttagCCCTGGCCAGAGACTCCGAAGACTGGATTCCAGGACCACAATGAACCCAAGAAACCAGAAGCCATCAAGTACTAAGAATATGTTTATACTATCATACAAACCACATCTGTGCCGCCTTACACTTcagaacaaaaaaaacacaaggagGGAACTGACAAAACTTTAAAGCTGAGGGACACAGGGAAAGGGCAGCCTGCTCAAGTTGCTCAGGCAGGTCTTGACAGGATGAAAGGCTAAATCTGTTCAGAAGCCATCACTGAGTGTGCCACTAGGTGATCTGGGGAACACAGAGCCACAAAACCAGAATTTGTGCTGGGTCACTGTGAGGGTGAGTGCAAAGGAGGGGCCAGTGCTCTCGCATCAGGGCCAGCTGGGGCCTGAGTCATAGCAGGACCTTCAAGCCAGAAGCTAAGGGCAAGTGGTGTCCAATTGTCATAGGACAATGACAGCTGGTGGCTGCTTCCCtaccagggaaggaaggaatgttcTAGGGGACTGGAATAAGGGCCTTCTGGGCCTGGGACTTGAGAGGGAACCCTACAAGGTTTGGTTTGTCGCCCAGGTTTGTTCTGGGTGCTAAGCAGCTTGTGAAAGCTagctagggactgtcctcactcCAGCTCTTCCCAATGGGCCTAAGAGCAATGAGTCTACCAGCACCTTACCTGAGGTAGGAGAGCCCTCCAATTCTCCCCCTACCCCATTAGAGGTAATATGGGGACGTGAGAGGAGTGGAGGAAGCCAGGGAGGAGAGTGTCCTTGTGATGTTAAAGAACTGGGGCTGAGGATATGGAATTTCGAGATCACACACCCTGACTATCTCAGGTAAGCCCCTTGCAAAGCCAGTTTTCTCACCTGTGATAAGTGGCGTTGGGCCTAGCTGCTGGTTCATTTCTAAAACTGGGCCTGCCTTCCTCACACACGCCCTTCAGCCAAAGTCTGGAGGGCGCCCCCACACCGCCCCGCGCCCCTTGAATTGCTCCTGTGCTGGAGAAAGTTGGGTATAGGGGCTTCACCCCGCAGAGCCCGCATGCTCAGATCCCTGCCGCCAAGGCCGCCAGCCCGAGCGCGGACGCTGGCTCTTTAAGACCGTCTTGACCCCGCGGCGTCCAGGCGGGGCGGGGACAGCAGTGCCGGCGCCGCAAGGGAGCGAGCGAGCGAGGAGCGGAGGCGCGGGGCAGGAGGCAGCGCTCGGTGTCCTGCCCGCCATGCTGACGGCGCTCGCCCCGCCAGCCCTTCCCGGGCTCTCAGGGCGGCCGCCTGGCCCGGCGCGGCGTCAGGACTCGTCCGGCTCGTCCGGCTCCTACCACACAGCCCCGGGCTCTCCGGAGCCCCCGGACGCCGGGCCGGACGCGGGAGGCCGGGGGACCTGGCTGTGGGTGGCCCCCGGGCGGGGGGCGGGCGCGCAGCCCGTGCTGTCCGTCAGCGCCCAGAATAGCCGCCGGCAGCAGCGCGGCGGCTCGGGTTTCCCGCGAGGCCCGCCGCCGCCCCGGCCCCAGCTGCGCGTGCTGCCGTCGGGGGAGATGGAAGTCGTCTTCGGCGCTGGGCCCCTGTGCGGCCGCTCGGCCGCGGAGGAGCCGGAGCCGCCCGCCTTCCGCGGATCCCCGTCGCCGCCGCGGACCCCCGACGGGGGCTCCCGCTGGGCCACCTACCTGGAGCTGCCGGCCCGCGGCCCGAGCCCGGCTGCCCCCGGCCGCTACGAGTGCGTGGAGGTGGCCCTGGAGGAGCGCCCCGCGCCCGCCGGGCCGCGCACCGTGCCCAAGCGGCAGATCGAGCTGCGCGCGCGTCCCCGGAGCCCCTCGCCCGACGGCCGCGCGCCGCGCCCCCGCCTGCTCCTGCGCACCGGCTCCCTGGACGAGTCCCTGAGTCGCTTGCAGGCCGCCGCGGGCCTCGTCCAGACGGCGCTGGCCAAGAAACTGGCCGCCGGCCACGGCACTTCGGGGTCCACCGGCGCGCGGGAGCGCACGGAGCCTCCGGGGCCCGCGCACGGCGCTCGCGCGGCCCCGGACGACGTCAGGTCTCGGCCGCCCCGCGCGTTCGACAGTTCTGCCTCCGCCAAAGCCCCGCGGCCTTGGCCGAGCCTCCGCGAGCGAGCCATTCGGCGGGACCGGCCGGCGCCCGGCACGGAGCCTCTGGGTCCCGTTAGCTCCAGCATCTTCCTGCAGTCGGAGGAGAGGATGCAGCCGGCTCCCAGACAGGAACCCAGGAGCCAGCTCTCCCGAGAGACTCCCGATCGGACCGTACCGCGGGCCCGGagtccccctttccctcccaggGGCTCCCGGGCGGTTCCCGGGAAGGCAGTGAGGCCCAGGAGCCCGTCTCCCCCACAGCAGGCCCCGAACGGGGCCGTGCGGGGTGCTCGCTGCCCGTCCCCCCGGAGCCTCCCTCAACCTCACAGGACTGTTTGGAGAGCGAGCAGCCCGTCGTTCCCCGGAGCGTCCTCCGCGAGGGAGAACCGCAGCGCCGCCTTCGAGGACGAGGGCTTCGGGAGGAGCCCTTCCCCTCCGCCTCCTCCCCACCGGACGCGGGGCGTCAACGGAGTTGAGAACCCGGGTCCCGAAGCCCCGCCGTGGCGGGCCCCGTCCccgccagccttgcccccgcggGACGCGTGGGGTCCTACCGTGCAGGGCCCGTCGGCGGCGCCGCGTCTGGGAGGTCCGAACGGCCTGCCCCATGAGCCGGAGCCACCTCCGCCGCCGGCGCCCGGGACCCCGGAGCTCACGGGGGCGCGGGGCCCGCTCGCCCCGGAAGCCGCTCCGGAGGCGGCTACCCCGGGCCCGCCCCCGAGGCGTCCCACCGGCGCCCTGGACGGCGGCGTGGGCCCGGAGGGCTCGGGGGAGGCGGCTCCGGGCCGTCCGCGCCCGACCATCCCGCGGCCGCGAGACCTGCGCAAGATGGTGAAGACCATCTACACGCCCAGCTTCGCGGCGGGGCCCCCGGGCGCCGGGGTCCCTGCGCCCGACGCCGGCGGGGAGGAGGGCGAGGCCGCCGAAGCGCACGACCCCCCAGCGCCGGAGCCGCCCGCCCCGGCTCACTACACGTCTGTCCTCCTCAAGGACATCCTGCCAGTGGTCCCTCACCCCTACGAGGCCCCGGAGCCTCCGCCCCCGGCAACCCCAAAGGATGCCCCCCAGCCCAGCGGGGCCCCGAGGCGGAGGGCGGAGAACAGCACCGCCAAGCCCTTCGCGCGCAGCGAGATCCGCTTGCCCGGCGCTCTGGCCTTGGGCCGGCGGCGGGAGAAGACCCCGGCCGTCCGGGGACGCGGTCCTGGGGGAGAAAACCCGGATGCTGAGGCCCAGCGCCTGATCCGAGACCCGGAGGGTCGAACCAGCCCCCTAGGAGGCGCTTGCTCCTCAACCCAGCGTTCCCGTTTAGCACCCGGAGGGACCCCGCCGCCCCTCGCAGGCTCCCCGCAGGCATGTCCAGCCTCGAGCCTGGGGGCAGCACCCGAATTGGAGACACCGCTTGCGGCTCCTGCAACTGCAGTCCAGGCACCCCTCCCTCCGGATGCTCAGGCGACGGCGCCCCGGACGGCTGCTCCCCTCCCGAGGGCGGCCTCTGCCCCTCCCACCGACCGGCTCCTCCCTCCAGCAGCCTCCCTGGGGATGCGCAGGCCTCCAGGAGCCACGCCCGCGGGGAAGGTCCTCGTAGACCCCGAGAGCGGTCGCTACTACGTCGTGGAGGCGCCGAGGCAGCCGAGGCTGCGGCTGCTCTTCGACCCCGAGAGCGGGCAGTACGTGGAGGTGCTGCTGCCGCCCTCGCCCTCGCCTTCCCGGCCGCCACGCCAGGCCTACGCCCCGCTGGCCCTAGGGCCCGGCCTCTACCCACCCACCTATGGGCCTATCCCGGGCTCCTCACTGTCGCCGCTGCCCCCCAACCTGCCGGCCCTTGGTAGACTCCAGCTACCCTGGGCCCCTGAAGCTGGGCCCCTGGAGGGAATGTACTACATGCCCTTGAGTGGGACCCCTAGTCCGGCTCCACCGATGCTCTTCTGTGCCCCGCCCTCCAGCTCTGGTCCCATTCAGGCCAGCAAGGGTTCCATGTTTCCTTTGTGAAGCATCAGTGTAGACCCCCATGGATTTGGGTTCCCTAGAAGGCTTTGgaagttcctgttcccattctcTTAACTTTTTCTCTTTGGCCAGCCTGCCGCCAGACCAGAAGGGACCTTAAGAGAATGTATCTGCTCCCCGGGCTGATAGTGCCAGCGGCGATCATCAAGCAAATGGCTGGCTGCCTCCCTCCCGCCCCCAGCAAAAATGTGTATCCCCTTCCTAAACCTTCCcagggtgtgtatatgtgtgtgcaggcaaGCTAGCATGTCAAAGTGAGAAGGCGGCTGAGAAGTGGGGTTTCCTGGAAGAGCAGGTGTGAAGGCAGCAGGGCCCAGGGCCTGCGGTAAGCCC harbors:
- the Prob1 gene encoding proline-rich basic protein 1; its protein translation is MLTALAPPALPGLSGRPPGPARRQDSSGSSGSYHTAPGSPEPPDAGPDAGGRGTWLWVAPGRGAGAQPVLSVSAQNSRRQQRGGSGFPRGPPPPRPQLRVLPSGEMEVVFGAGPLCGRSAAEEPEPPAFRGSPSPPRTPDGGSRWATYLELPARGPSPAAPGRYECVEVALEERPAPAGPRTVPKRQIELRARPRSPSPDGRAPRPRLLLRTGSLDESLSRLQAAAGLVQTALAKKLAAGHGTSGSTGARERTEPPGPAHGARAAPDDVRSRPPRAFDSSASAKAPRPWPSLRERAIRRDRPAPGTEPLGPVSSSIFLQSEERMQPAPRQEPRSQLSRETPDRTVPRARSPPFPPRGSRAVPGKAVRPRSPSPPQQAPNGAVRGARCPSPRSLPQPHRTVWRASSPSFPGASSARENRSAAFEDEGFGRSPSPPPPPHRTRGVNGVENPGPEAPPWRAPSPPALPPRDAWGPTVQGPSAAPRLGGPNGLPHEPEPPPPPAPGTPELTGARGPLAPEAAPEAATPGPPPRRPTGALDGGVGPEGSGEAAPGRPRPTIPRPRDLRKMVKTIYTPSFAAGPPGAGVPAPDAGGEEGEAAEAHDPPAPEPPAPAHYTSVLLKDILPVVPHPYEAPEPPPPATPKDAPQPSGAPRRRAENSTAKPFARSEIRLPGALALGRRREKTPAVRGRGPGGENPDAEAQRLIRDPEGRTSPLGGACSSTQRSRLAPGGTPPPLAGSPQACPASSLGAAPELETPLAAPATAVQAPLPPDAQATAPRTAAPLPRAASAPPTDRLLPPAASLGMRRPPGATPAGKVLVDPESGRYYVVEAPRQPRLRLLFDPESGQYVEVLLPPSPSPSRPPRQAYAPLALGPGLYPPTYGPIPGSSLSPLPPNLPALGRLQLPWAPEAGPLEGMYYMPLSGTPSPAPPMLFCAPPSSSGPIQASKGSMFPL